A genomic window from Deinococcus seoulensis includes:
- a CDS encoding type II toxin-antitoxin system VapC family toxin, giving the protein MTNARHLLYLDTSAMMRLYTDEPKRDDVLTEQAAAGGVIAHSITYVEMRAALASRRARKLMSGAAYTQALRAFERDWAAVANIAVNEDLLKQAGDLAERHQLRAYDAVHLAAAVKIAPLGIRFMTFDQKLQDVADAMLPGKVWRG; this is encoded by the coding sequence GTGACCAACGCCAGACACCTGCTGTACCTGGATACGTCGGCCATGATGAGGCTCTACACCGATGAACCGAAGCGCGATGACGTACTAACTGAGCAGGCAGCCGCCGGCGGAGTGATCGCCCATAGCATCACGTACGTGGAAATGCGGGCCGCGTTGGCCAGCAGGCGTGCACGCAAGTTGATGAGCGGAGCCGCCTACACGCAGGCGCTCAGGGCCTTTGAAAGAGACTGGGCAGCGGTCGCCAACATAGCCGTGAACGAGGATCTCCTCAAGCAGGCTGGGGATCTCGCCGAACGACACCAGCTCCGGGCTTATGACGCGGTCCACCTGGCGGCGGCAGTGAAGATTGCACCACTAGGGATTCGATTCATGACGTTCGATCAAAAGCTTCAAGATGTGGCAGATGCAATGTTGCCAGGGAAGGTATGGCGTGGCTGA